The Sulfitobacter donghicola DSW-25 = KCTC 12864 = JCM 14565 genome has a segment encoding these proteins:
- a CDS encoding AAA family ATPase has protein sequence MKLRSLTLSNVRKFAGQTAQISGIGDGVTVVSEANEFGKSTFFDAIHALFFLKYGAATREVKSLQPRSGGAVRIKADVELPEGLFTIEKSFLAQKRASVHDGSGALVALDDEAESWIAKLMGSGLDGPAGLLWVRQGVTALEPVGNTGADKTEKERLLGARRDLLSSVAGEIDMVTGGRRMDRVIEAAQQAFARLATATGQPKANGPWKEAEQEAQNHEQRHGELEARCRELSNALHQRREVSARLDVLEQPGAEEALQQALDTAQNTYNAARTHADKLAQAQAQAELRKLELTTLQAKLDGLIGAQESFEKSARQLEDANKTIGETRAALEEAETTTTNAQAEWDQATQTLADAMKEKDRLQQGVLKVNAVEKLSRLIAQLDQITEKRATLEEVRAALAVMPVTDQVLRQIQDCEMRLLQKQAEVSSNGVQMHLSYTGEGRLAKDGAAIPEGVHQLVEKQRFDIPGVGQMTLDPGGAAADLSGVEAAKAQLAKALSDVGLSQVSEARAAAVLRKEKADQASMLANVLETLAPEGIEQMQAQAAQAQAAVDAFDDPEGAASEGLTAEQMEEQIATARASEQSLRQKYDHSRDKRDAARSSNARAQVTRDAVQASFDSAAAIVGDEASFAERKADAARAQSTAEVAAKDAEAAAKTLLEGAPDLAMAQADLNRAKSAADNARQERSDLQTRKADLSATIRARAEDGVEEARDEAKGLMERAQARAARFAHEVAGLKLLIEALRAKRGAAQEAYFGPVQQELAPLLALLHADAALSFDPSSLLPQGIERGGANETMDMLSGGTQEQIAILTRLAFARLFAKQGKPMPVILDDALVYSDDSRISAMFTALHRIATDQQVIVFSCRQMAFTGLGGTRPKVQISQDS, from the coding sequence ATGAAACTGCGCAGCCTCACCCTTAGCAATGTTCGTAAATTCGCAGGCCAAACCGCGCAGATCAGCGGCATAGGCGATGGTGTAACAGTCGTTTCCGAGGCGAATGAGTTTGGTAAATCCACGTTCTTTGACGCCATTCATGCGCTGTTCTTTTTGAAATACGGAGCCGCAACGCGCGAGGTGAAATCGCTACAGCCGCGTTCTGGCGGTGCGGTGCGGATCAAGGCCGATGTCGAATTGCCCGAGGGCCTGTTCACCATTGAGAAATCCTTTTTGGCGCAAAAACGGGCCTCGGTTCATGATGGCTCGGGGGCGCTGGTTGCGCTGGACGACGAAGCCGAAAGCTGGATCGCAAAGCTGATGGGCAGCGGGCTGGACGGGCCGGCGGGATTGCTGTGGGTGCGTCAGGGTGTGACGGCACTGGAACCTGTCGGGAATACGGGCGCGGATAAAACCGAAAAGGAACGCCTGTTGGGCGCGCGCCGTGATCTGTTGTCATCCGTGGCGGGTGAAATCGATATGGTCACGGGCGGTCGGCGCATGGACCGCGTGATCGAAGCGGCGCAACAAGCCTTTGCGCGTTTGGCAACCGCCACAGGTCAACCCAAGGCGAATGGCCCGTGGAAGGAGGCCGAGCAAGAGGCCCAAAACCACGAACAGCGCCACGGCGAACTAGAGGCACGCTGCCGCGAACTATCCAACGCGCTGCACCAGCGCCGTGAGGTCTCTGCGCGGCTGGATGTTCTAGAACAACCTGGCGCGGAAGAGGCGCTGCAGCAGGCGCTGGATACCGCGCAAAACACCTATAACGCCGCGCGCACCCATGCCGATAAACTGGCCCAAGCGCAGGCACAGGCGGAACTGCGCAAGCTGGAATTGACAACCCTTCAGGCCAAGCTGGACGGGCTAATCGGCGCACAAGAAAGTTTCGAAAAATCCGCGCGGCAATTGGAAGACGCCAATAAAACCATTGGTGAAACCCGCGCAGCCCTTGAAGAGGCGGAAACCACCACGACCAACGCCCAAGCGGAATGGGATCAAGCCACCCAAACGCTAGCTGATGCGATGAAAGAAAAAGACCGTTTGCAGCAGGGCGTTCTAAAGGTGAATGCGGTTGAAAAACTGTCTCGTCTCATCGCGCAGCTGGACCAGATCACCGAAAAACGTGCAACTCTGGAAGAGGTCCGCGCCGCATTGGCCGTGATGCCTGTGACCGATCAGGTCCTGCGCCAAATCCAAGACTGCGAAATGCGCCTTTTGCAAAAACAGGCCGAGGTTTCATCAAACGGCGTTCAGATGCATCTAAGCTATACTGGCGAGGGGCGTCTGGCCAAAGATGGCGCAGCTATCCCTGAAGGCGTTCATCAACTAGTTGAAAAACAACGATTTGATATCCCCGGAGTTGGTCAGATGACCCTCGATCCTGGTGGGGCGGCTGCCGATCTCAGCGGCGTTGAAGCTGCAAAAGCGCAGTTGGCCAAAGCGTTGAGCGATGTCGGTCTTTCGCAGGTGAGTGAAGCACGTGCTGCGGCTGTGCTGAGAAAAGAAAAAGCGGATCAGGCCAGCATGTTAGCCAATGTTCTGGAAACGTTGGCTCCGGAAGGGATTGAGCAGATGCAGGCGCAAGCCGCGCAGGCTCAGGCCGCTGTTGATGCTTTTGACGATCCTGAGGGTGCCGCCTCTGAGGGGCTGACGGCAGAGCAGATGGAAGAGCAGATCGCGACCGCACGAGCCTCCGAGCAATCCTTGCGCCAGAAATATGATCATAGCCGCGATAAACGTGACGCCGCGCGCAGCAGCAATGCGCGCGCGCAGGTGACGCGGGACGCTGTTCAGGCAAGCTTTGATTCCGCGGCAGCCATCGTTGGGGATGAGGCAAGCTTTGCCGAGCGTAAGGCCGATGCGGCGCGTGCACAGTCCACCGCCGAGGTTGCTGCCAAAGATGCGGAAGCGGCGGCAAAGACATTGCTGGAAGGCGCCCCCGACCTTGCCATGGCGCAAGCAGACCTAAACCGTGCAAAATCCGCCGCCGACAATGCGCGGCAAGAACGATCAGACCTGCAAACCCGCAAGGCGGATTTGAGCGCGACCATACGCGCGCGCGCCGAAGACGGCGTGGAAGAGGCGCGGGATGAGGCAAAGGGCCTGATGGAACGGGCCCAAGCCCGCGCCGCTCGTTTTGCCCATGAGGTCGCGGGTCTCAAGCTGTTGATCGAAGCCTTGCGCGCAAAACGCGGCGCGGCCCAAGAGGCCTATTTCGGACCCGTTCAGCAAGAACTAGCGCCCTTGCTGGCGCTGCTGCATGCAGATGCGGCCCTAAGCTTTGATCCGAGCTCCCTTTTGCCGCAGGGGATTGAACGGGGCGGTGCCAATGAAACGATGGATATGCTCAGCGGTGGCACGCAAGAGCAGATTGCCATTCTGACGCGGCTAGCCTTTGCAAGGTTGTTTGCAAAACAGGGCAAACCGATGCCCGTTATTCTGGATGATGCTTTGGTTTATTCGGATGATAGTCGGATATCTGCGATGTTCACGGCGCTGCACCGGATTGCGACCGATCAGCAGGTGATCGTTTTTTCCTGCCGCCAGATGGCATTTACGGGGCTGGGCGGCACAAGGCCGAAGGTCCAGATTTCACAAGATAGTTGA
- a CDS encoding TetR/AcrR family transcriptional regulator, with protein sequence MREETKKLRHEAIAIAAYALLEEKGYDGASMLSIAKAAKASNETLYRWYGDKQGLFTALVRDNAALTAQTLDDAVTEGADPRETLRNVAPVFLKMLLSDRAVLLNRAAAAEPTGELGKALSLGGREAVFPRFQALMQRLVSCDAEQAGQLTGTFLGLLVGDLQMRRVIGVQPVLNDAQIAARCDLALQQFAKIIA encoded by the coding sequence ATGCGCGAAGAAACAAAAAAGCTCCGTCACGAGGCCATAGCAATTGCCGCTTATGCGCTGCTGGAGGAGAAGGGCTATGATGGTGCGTCGATGCTCAGCATTGCCAAGGCGGCAAAAGCATCGAATGAAACATTGTACCGTTGGTACGGGGACAAGCAGGGGCTTTTTACTGCTTTGGTTCGCGATAACGCCGCGCTTACTGCGCAAACGCTGGATGATGCGGTGACGGAAGGGGCGGATCCAAGGGAAACGCTCCGAAACGTTGCGCCTGTGTTTTTGAAAATGCTGCTCAGCGACCGCGCGGTGCTGTTGAACCGAGCCGCCGCAGCTGAACCAACAGGAGAGCTGGGCAAAGCGCTATCTTTAGGAGGGCGTGAGGCTGTTTTTCCGCGGTTTCAAGCGTTGATGCAGCGGCTGGTGAGCTGCGATGCAGAACAGGCGGGGCAGTTGACGGGAACGTTCTTGGGGCTCTTGGTGGGGGACCTGCAAATGCGCAGGGTCATAGGCGTGCAACCTGTTTTGAACGATGCACAGATCGCGGCACGTTGTGATCTGGCCTTGCAGCAATTTGCAAAAATCATCGCCTAA
- the acs gene encoding acetate--CoA ligase, which produces MSQTAKTYPPSAEMAASAHVDAAKYDAMYAASIADPDAFWKEQGARVDWMTPFTQVKDVDYTLGSVKINWYADGTLNASANCIDRHLEKRGDQTAIIFEPDNPEEDAQHITYKELHAKTCKMANILKDLGVTRGDRVVIYLPMIPEAAYAMLACARIGAIHSIVFAGFSPDALAARVNGSEAKVVITADHAPRGGRSTPLKTNADQALLHCDDSVKCLVVKRTGGQTTWVDGRDFDYNALVEGASADCAPEAMGAEDPLFILYTSGSTGQPKGVVHTTGGYMVYASMTHEITFDYKDGDVFWCTADVGWVTGHSYIVYGPLANGATTIMFEGVPTFPDASRFWQVCEKHKVNQFYTAPTAIRALMGKGDDFVKKADLSSLRVLGTVGEPINPEAWNWYNDVVGGGRCPIVDTWWQTETGGHLMTPLPGAHAMKPGSAMKPFFGIQPVVLEPTSAEQLEGNPVEGVLCIADSWPGQMRTIWGDHERFEKTYFSDYPGYYFTGDGCKRDEDGDYWITGRVDDVINVSGHRMGTAEVESALVAHAKVAEAAVVGYPHEIKGQGIYCYVTLMGGEEPTDELRLELRNWVRTEIGPIASPDLIQWAPGLPKTRSGKIMRRILRKIAENDHSTLGDTSTLADPSVVDDLIENRMNR; this is translated from the coding sequence ATGTCGCAAACTGCGAAAACCTATCCGCCAAGCGCTGAAATGGCTGCATCCGCCCATGTGGATGCCGCGAAATATGACGCGATGTATGCTGCCTCAATTGCTGATCCAGATGCGTTCTGGAAAGAGCAAGGCGCGCGCGTTGATTGGATGACGCCCTTCACGCAGGTGAAAGATGTCGATTACACATTGGGATCGGTCAAGATCAACTGGTACGCAGACGGCACGCTGAACGCGTCGGCAAACTGCATCGACCGTCATCTGGAAAAACGCGGCGATCAAACCGCGATTATCTTTGAACCCGACAACCCAGAAGAAGACGCGCAGCACATCACCTACAAAGAGCTGCACGCAAAAACCTGCAAAATGGCGAACATCCTAAAGGATCTGGGCGTCACACGCGGTGACCGTGTTGTTATCTATCTGCCGATGATCCCCGAAGCCGCCTATGCCATGCTGGCCTGTGCGCGCATTGGTGCGATCCACTCTATCGTGTTCGCGGGCTTCTCACCCGACGCTTTGGCGGCACGTGTGAACGGTAGTGAGGCAAAGGTTGTGATCACCGCTGATCACGCGCCACGCGGTGGCCGCTCGACCCCTCTCAAAACTAACGCCGATCAGGCGCTGCTGCACTGTGACGACAGCGTTAAATGCCTTGTGGTCAAGCGCACTGGCGGCCAGACAACTTGGGTCGATGGCCGTGACTTTGACTATAACGCATTGGTAGAAGGCGCATCGGCTGATTGCGCCCCCGAAGCAATGGGCGCCGAAGATCCGCTGTTCATCCTTTACACCTCTGGCTCCACAGGTCAGCCAAAGGGTGTTGTGCACACCACGGGCGGCTACATGGTCTATGCCTCGATGACGCATGAGATCACGTTTGATTATAAGGACGGCGACGTCTTCTGGTGTACGGCAGATGTGGGTTGGGTCACTGGCCACAGCTATATCGTTTATGGCCCACTGGCGAACGGCGCGACCACGATCATGTTTGAGGGTGTTCCAACCTTCCCAGACGCGTCGCGTTTCTGGCAGGTGTGTGAAAAGCACAAGGTAAACCAGTTCTACACAGCGCCGACAGCCATCCGCGCCCTGATGGGCAAAGGCGACGACTTTGTGAAAAAGGCCGACCTGAGCAGCCTGCGCGTTTTGGGCACCGTTGGTGAGCCGATCAACCCAGAGGCATGGAACTGGTACAATGACGTTGTCGGTGGCGGTCGCTGCCCGATCGTTGACACATGGTGGCAGACCGAGACAGGCGGCCACTTGATGACCCCACTGCCAGGCGCCCATGCGATGAAGCCCGGTTCGGCGATGAAACCCTTCTTTGGCATCCAGCCTGTTGTACTAGAACCAACATCTGCCGAGCAGCTGGAAGGCAACCCCGTGGAAGGCGTTCTGTGTATTGCAGATAGCTGGCCCGGTCAGATGCGCACCATTTGGGGCGATCACGAGCGTTTCGAGAAGACCTATTTCTCCGACTACCCAGGTTACTATTTTACCGGTGACGGCTGTAAGCGCGACGAAGACGGCGATTATTGGATCACAGGCCGCGTTGATGACGTGATCAACGTATCTGGCCACCGTATGGGCACGGCCGAGGTCGAATCCGCCCTTGTTGCCCACGCAAAGGTCGCCGAAGCCGCTGTTGTTGGCTACCCGCATGAGATCAAAGGCCAAGGCATCTATTGCTATGTCACTTTGATGGGCGGCGAAGAGCCAACAGACGAGCTGCGCCTAGAGCTGCGCAACTGGGTCCGCACAGAAATCGGCCCGATTGCCTCGCCTGACCTGATCCAATGGGCTCCAGGTTTGCCAAAGACCCGTTCGGGCAAAATCATGCGCCGTATCCTGCGCAAGATCGCTGAAAACGATCACAGCACGCTGGGCGATACATCCACCCTTGCCGATCCGTCGGTTGTGGATGACCTGATCGAAAACCGCATGAACCGCTAA
- a CDS encoding DUF1772 domain-containing protein, with protein sequence MPNKFILTSIFASLVLSAAIFGFFYAWVCSTMWGLDAADPRVAIKAMQAMNASVRNGVFFPAFFLTPVALALTAILAMRGGFARASGLFGLSAVIYLLFGLFLTMAINVPMNEALATVEVLQTVEDAQQIWNDYSPRWQFWNITRTIASGLSFVVALAGVLSLNSQRKGA encoded by the coding sequence ATGCCAAACAAATTTATCCTCACCTCAATTTTCGCTTCACTTGTGCTAAGCGCTGCGATTTTCGGTTTTTTCTATGCTTGGGTTTGCTCAACCATGTGGGGGTTGGATGCCGCCGATCCGCGTGTCGCGATAAAGGCGATGCAGGCAATGAATGCCTCTGTGCGCAACGGTGTCTTTTTTCCCGCGTTTTTCCTGACGCCTGTCGCCTTGGCCCTAACTGCAATTCTGGCAATGCGCGGTGGTTTTGCGCGGGCCAGTGGTTTGTTCGGGCTTAGCGCTGTAATTTACCTGCTGTTTGGGCTTTTCCTGACCATGGCAATCAATGTTCCCATGAACGAAGCACTGGCCACTGTCGAAGTCCTCCAAACCGTGGAAGATGCCCAACAGATTTGGAATGACTACTCCCCACGCTGGCAGTTCTGGAACATCACACGGACCATCGCCTCTGGCCTGTCCTTTGTGGTGGCCTTGGCTGGGGTTTTATCCCTGAACAGCCAACGCAAAGGCGCTTGA
- a CDS encoding TRAP transporter large permease → MEPIEIGIYVSAGMLLMVVLGMRVAFAAGLAGYIGLVWLRWNGFDYDPERFWKAVEISTKIAGLTPHSKVSSQVLSLIPVFIMIGYLAYHAQLTTALFEACKRWFAWVPGGLAVSTVFATAGFAAVSGASVATAAVFARIAIPEMLKVGYNKQFAAGVVAAGGTLASLIPPSAILVIYAIIVEQDVGMLLLAGFVPGVFSAVVYAGLIIGIAVIWKNVGPPVTGFTWKERFASLPPALPIVAVVVIIIFFVYNPFGDAWGTPTEGGAVGAFIVFLMALYRGMRWAKLKEALLETAKLTVMIFSIIWGVLIYVRFLGFAELPDAFAAWITSLEMAPIVILICILLAYAVLGMFMDAIGMLLLTLPVVYPAIMALNGGETVAAADSAFGMSGPMCAIWFGILVVKMAEFCLITPPIGLNCFVVAGVRDDLTVQDVFKGVTPFFIADAVTIALLVAFPAIVLWLPSLAS, encoded by the coding sequence ATGGAACCTATTGAAATCGGAATTTACGTATCTGCGGGTATGCTTTTGATGGTCGTGCTGGGCATGCGGGTGGCTTTTGCTGCTGGTCTGGCGGGCTACATCGGGTTGGTTTGGCTGCGCTGGAACGGGTTTGACTATGATCCCGAACGCTTTTGGAAAGCGGTGGAAATCAGCACGAAAATCGCAGGGTTGACCCCACACTCCAAAGTCAGCTCACAAGTGCTGAGCCTGATCCCCGTCTTTATCATGATTGGCTATTTGGCCTATCACGCGCAATTGACGACGGCCTTGTTTGAGGCGTGCAAACGCTGGTTTGCTTGGGTGCCAGGTGGTTTGGCGGTCTCTACTGTTTTTGCGACAGCGGGTTTTGCGGCTGTATCTGGGGCTTCGGTGGCGACGGCTGCGGTTTTTGCACGTATCGCGATCCCAGAAATGTTGAAGGTTGGCTATAACAAACAATTTGCGGCTGGTGTGGTTGCTGCGGGGGGGACGCTTGCCTCGCTGATCCCGCCTTCGGCGATTTTGGTGATCTATGCGATCATCGTTGAGCAAGACGTGGGAATGTTGCTGCTAGCGGGCTTTGTCCCTGGTGTGTTTTCGGCGGTTGTTTATGCGGGCCTTATCATCGGCATTGCCGTGATCTGGAAAAATGTCGGGCCTCCGGTAACGGGGTTCACGTGGAAAGAGCGGTTTGCAAGCCTGCCGCCTGCGCTGCCGATTGTGGCCGTTGTCGTGATTATCATCTTCTTTGTTTACAACCCGTTTGGCGATGCATGGGGCACACCAACCGAAGGCGGAGCCGTAGGGGCGTTCATTGTCTTTCTTATGGCGCTATATCGCGGCATGCGTTGGGCCAAGCTGAAGGAAGCTTTGCTGGAAACTGCCAAGCTGACTGTGATGATCTTTAGCATCATTTGGGGCGTGTTGATTTATGTGCGCTTCCTTGGGTTTGCCGAATTGCCCGATGCCTTCGCTGCATGGATCACCTCATTGGAAATGGCGCCGATCGTAATTCTGATCTGCATCCTGCTGGCCTATGCGGTTTTGGGTATGTTTATGGATGCCATTGGCATGCTGCTGTTGACCCTGCCTGTGGTTTATCCTGCGATCATGGCGCTTAATGGCGGCGAAACCGTTGCCGCAGCCGATAGCGCCTTTGGCATGTCAGGGCCGATGTGTGCGATCTGGTTTGGTATCTTGGTGGTGAAAATGGCCGAGTTCTGCCTGATCACACCGCCGATTGGTCTCAACTGTTTTGTTGTGGCTGGCGTACGTGATGACCTGACCGTTCAGGACGTGTTCAAAGGCGTGACGCCTTTCTTCATTGCTGACGCGGTTACCATTGCGCTGCTGGTTGCCTTTCCGGCGATTGTGCTTTGGCTGCCTTCACTGGCCAGCTGA
- a CDS encoding TRAP transporter small permease subunit — translation MAGSAAVLEDSSVLSKLDRMLLPLERFCALLSGLAIFSLMFLAAYSVTGRKFFGSPLLGYVDYIEAAMPVIAIMGISYVQRDGSHIRMDMLVNALKGRMLWLFELISVLLMLLLIVGLTYGAWEHFDRSFDCARPFCSRDSSIDISLPIWPSKLVVPIAFVILTLRLLLQVWGYGRALILGLENPVAVPLSLTIEEQALAEAKSLEGAD, via the coding sequence ATGGCAGGTTCCGCCGCGGTGCTGGAAGATTCCAGCGTGCTCAGTAAACTAGACCGCATGTTGCTGCCGTTAGAGCGTTTTTGCGCTTTGTTAAGCGGCCTTGCGATCTTTTCTTTGATGTTTCTTGCGGCCTATTCGGTCACGGGGCGCAAATTTTTTGGCAGCCCATTGTTGGGCTACGTCGATTATATCGAGGCCGCGATGCCCGTGATTGCGATCATGGGGATTTCTTACGTTCAGCGGGACGGTTCGCACATCCGTATGGATATGTTGGTCAATGCGCTCAAGGGGCGCATGCTGTGGCTGTTTGAGCTGATCTCGGTTCTGTTGATGCTGTTGTTGATCGTCGGCCTGACCTATGGCGCATGGGAGCATTTCGACCGCTCGTTTGATTGCGCACGGCCTTTCTGTTCGCGCGACAGCTCGATTGATATCAGCCTGCCGATCTGGCCCAGCAAACTGGTGGTGCCGATTGCCTTTGTTATTTTGACCCTCCGCTTGTTGTTGCAAGTCTGGGGCTACGGGCGCGCCTTGATCCTTGGGCTGGAAAACCCTGTCGCTGTGCCGTTGTCATTAACAATAGAAGAACAGGCCTTGGCCGAAGCAAAATCTTTGGAAGGGGCCGACTGA
- a CDS encoding metallophosphoesterase family protein produces the protein MFRFLHSSDLHLGKPFGRHDEDVRGRLRQARHGAIARLAQAARASGADLVLLAGDTFDQETPAPSITRQALNAMGQEADIRWVLMPGNHDSIAASELWQTITRDKPPNVILALTPEPIDLNGAHLLPAPCTTRNPGRDLTIDMAQATPEGAIRLGLGHGGIHDFASLGSVAAEGPSGTITPDRAKLAGLDYLGLGDWHGQIKVTENTWYSGTPEADSFKHVSNGTALAVALAGAGQPPEVTPVKTGEILWQRNRVELTPQEDAAALIQSVLPALAERRDTLLNVIVGGRAGVQQMQQLQRVIAAVTPDFLNLTSDLDEVKLAHEAADLDAIDPSGGALRQAAEALSTQAQDGDLSAADRRIAATALSQLFSFVAEQP, from the coding sequence ATGTTCCGCTTTTTGCACAGCTCGGATCTTCACCTTGGCAAGCCGTTTGGCCGCCATGACGAAGATGTGCGCGGCAGGCTTAGACAGGCGCGTCATGGCGCTATTGCGCGGCTGGCACAGGCGGCCCGCGCCAGCGGCGCCGATCTGGTGCTGCTGGCCGGTGATACCTTTGATCAGGAAACGCCAGCGCCCTCGATTACCCGTCAGGCCCTGAACGCAATGGGGCAAGAGGCCGACATCAGATGGGTCTTGATGCCGGGAAACCATGACAGCATCGCCGCCAGCGAGCTGTGGCAGACGATCACGCGGGACAAGCCGCCAAATGTCATCTTGGCCCTGACACCAGAGCCTATTGACCTAAACGGTGCGCATCTGCTGCCCGCCCCCTGTACCACCCGCAATCCCGGGCGCGACCTGACAATAGATATGGCCCAAGCCACCCCCGAAGGCGCAATTCGGCTCGGGTTGGGGCACGGTGGCATCCACGATTTCGCCAGCCTCGGCTCGGTCGCGGCGGAAGGGCCAAGCGGCACAATCACCCCAGACCGCGCAAAGCTGGCAGGGCTTGATTATCTTGGTCTGGGCGATTGGCACGGGCAGATCAAAGTCACGGAAAACACGTGGTATTCCGGCACGCCCGAAGCGGATAGTTTTAAGCATGTGAGCAACGGCACCGCCTTGGCTGTTGCTCTTGCAGGGGCGGGGCAGCCGCCCGAGGTAACGCCCGTCAAAACCGGCGAAATCCTATGGCAGCGCAATCGGGTTGAGCTGACCCCTCAGGAGGACGCAGCCGCCTTGATCCAGTCTGTCTTGCCAGCGCTGGCCGAGCGCAGAGACACTTTGCTGAACGTGATCGTTGGGGGGCGTGCAGGTGTGCAGCAAATGCAACAGCTCCAACGCGTGATCGCCGCGGTAACGCCTGATTTTCTAAACCTTACCAGCGATCTTGACGAGGTGAAGCTGGCGCATGAGGCGGCGGACCTTGATGCGATTGATCCCTCTGGCGGGGCATTGCGCCAAGCAGCCGAAGCGCTGTCCACGCAGGCGCAAGATGGCGATCTTTCGGCGGCGGATCGGCGCATCGCGGCAACGGCTCTTTCGCAGCTGTTTTCATTTGTGGCAGAGCAACCCTGA
- a CDS encoding flavin reductase family protein: MNSFVPDAERSTDLRHALGQFGTGVALITTQSEIGPLGMTANSFSSVSLDPPLVLWSAACSSKRHDAFTQTQAFCIHVLSADQMGIAKHFAKRGDDFSPYPWEEGPNGAPTLPDCLATFHCERYAVHPAGDHSIILGQITSVATQAQDVDGLLFKRGKFGRFSAED; this comes from the coding sequence ATGAATAGCTTTGTCCCCGATGCGGAACGTTCAACTGACCTGCGCCATGCGTTAGGTCAGTTTGGCACGGGAGTTGCGCTGATCACGACCCAGTCAGAAATCGGACCGCTGGGCATGACGGCCAATTCCTTTTCTTCGGTCTCGCTCGACCCGCCGCTGGTGTTGTGGTCAGCTGCATGCAGCTCGAAACGCCATGACGCGTTCACGCAAACGCAGGCCTTTTGCATTCACGTCCTTAGCGCTGATCAGATGGGCATCGCGAAACATTTCGCAAAGCGGGGGGATGATTTTTCACCCTATCCGTGGGAGGAAGGCCCAAATGGCGCGCCCACCCTGCCCGATTGTTTGGCCACTTTTCATTGCGAACGCTACGCTGTGCATCCAGCAGGTGATCATTCGATCATTTTGGGGCAGATCACGTCAGTTGCGACCCAAGCCCAAGATGTCGACGGCCTGTTGTTCAAGCGCGGCAAGTTCGGCCGATTTTCGGCCGAAGACTAA
- a CDS encoding C4-dicarboxylate TRAP transporter substrate-binding protein: MNKFLSGAAVCALSFAFVSQAAATEWNVSVWGKRRAFTEHVEKLAELVSEKTNGEFTMNVSYGGLSKNRENLDGISIGAFEMAQFCAGYHRDKNRVVTVLELPFLGVENLEQEVAISKAVYGHPAATEEMAQWNAKLLMTSPMPQYNLVGTGEPRAALDDFKGMRVRATGGIGQAFEAVGGVPTSVTATEAFQAMDSGVVDTVAFAQHAHLSFGTINEADWWTANLNPGTVNCPVVVNIDAYESLSDSEREALDSSVDEALDHYLANYGELLTRWDSVLEEKGVKKVEISPEVIAEFRAKAADPIRDKWIADMEAQGVPGQELYDLVVKTLADAKNGG, encoded by the coding sequence ATGAATAAATTTTTGAGCGGCGCGGCCGTATGCGCCCTGAGTTTTGCGTTTGTATCACAAGCAGCTGCAACCGAATGGAACGTATCCGTTTGGGGTAAGCGCCGTGCCTTTACCGAGCACGTTGAGAAGCTGGCAGAGCTGGTTTCTGAAAAAACCAACGGTGAATTTACAATGAACGTCAGCTATGGCGGTCTGTCAAAAAACCGCGAAAACCTTGACGGGATTTCCATCGGTGCGTTTGAAATGGCGCAGTTCTGCGCGGGCTACCACCGTGACAAAAACCGTGTTGTGACGGTTCTGGAGCTGCCATTCCTTGGTGTTGAGAATCTAGAGCAGGAAGTTGCGATTTCCAAAGCGGTCTATGGCCACCCTGCCGCCACCGAAGAGATGGCGCAGTGGAACGCCAAGCTGTTGATGACGTCACCAATGCCTCAGTACAACCTTGTTGGCACGGGCGAGCCTCGCGCGGCACTGGACGATTTTAAAGGTATGCGCGTTCGTGCAACCGGCGGTATCGGGCAAGCATTTGAAGCGGTTGGTGGTGTTCCAACATCCGTAACCGCAACCGAAGCGTTTCAGGCTATGGACTCAGGTGTTGTTGATACAGTGGCCTTTGCCCAGCACGCACACCTGTCCTTTGGTACCATCAACGAAGCCGACTGGTGGACAGCAAACCTGAACCCCGGCACCGTGAACTGCCCAGTGGTTGTAAACATCGACGCCTACGAAAGCCTGTCTGATTCCGAGCGCGAAGCGCTGGACTCATCTGTTGATGAGGCACTGGATCACTATCTGGCAAACTACGGCGAGCTGCTGACCCGCTGGGATTCGGTTCTGGAAGAAAAAGGTGTGAAAAAAGTCGAGATTTCACCAGAAGTCATCGCCGAGTTCCGCGCCAAAGCCGCGGACCCGATCCGTGACAAGTGGATCGCAGACATGGAAGCACAAGGCGTTCCAGGTCAGGAACTGTATGACCTCGTTGTCAAAACACTGGCTGACGCCAAGAACGGCGGCTGA